From the Buteo buteo chromosome 1, bButBut1.hap1.1, whole genome shotgun sequence genome, one window contains:
- the METTL14 gene encoding N(6)-adenosine-methyltransferase non-catalytic subunit METTL14 isoform X1, producing the protein MAAGASRVRRSRSIGRGEGSDAPAGARRSGVAEAGCAAMNSRLQEIRERQKLRRQLLAQQLGAENADSIGAVLNSKDDQREIAETRETCRAAYDTSAPNAKRKYPDEGEADEEEIEEYKDEVELQQDEENLPYEEEIYKDSSTFLKGTQSLNPHNDYCQHFVDTGHRPQNFIRDVGLADRFEEYPKLRELIRLKDELISKSNTPPMYLQADLEAFDIRELKSKFDVILLEPPLEEYYRETGITANEKCWTWDDIMKLEIEEIAAPRSFVFLWCGSGEGLDLGRVCLRKWGYRRCEDICWIKTNKNNPGKTKTLDPKAVFQRTKEHCLMGIKGTVRRSTDGDFIHANVDIDLIITEEPEIGNIEKPVEIFHIIEHFCLGRRRLHLFGRDSTIRPGWLTVGPTLTNSNFNAETYSSYFTAPNSHLTGCTEEIERLRPKSPPPKSKSDRGGGAPRGGGRGGTSAGRGERGRERNRTNFRGERGGFRGGRGGTHRGGFPTR; encoded by the exons ATGGCCGCCGGCGCGTCGCGCGTCCGCCGCAGCCGCTCCAttggaagaggggaaggaagtgACGCACCGGCGGGAGCCCGGCGGAGCGGGGTGGCGGAGGCCGGCTGCGCGGCGATGAACAGCCGGCTGCAGGAGATCAGGGAGCGGCAGAAGCTCCGGCGGCAGCTCTTGGCGCAGCAG TTAGGAGCTGAAAACGCGGACAGCATTGGTGCCGTGCTGAACAGCAAAGATGACCAGCGGGAGATCGCGGAGACGAGAGAAACGTGTAG GGCTGCTTATGATACTTCTGCACCAAATGCAAAACGCAAATACCCAGATGAGGGAGAAGCTGATGAGGAAGAGATTGAAGAATATAAg GATGAAGTAGAGCTGCAGCAAGATGAAGAGAACCTGCCCTATGAAGAAGAGATTTACAAAGATTCCAGTACCTTTCTTAAG GGTACTCAGAGCTTAAATCCACACAACGATTACTGCCAACACTTTGTGGATACGGGACACAGACCACAGAACTTCATCAGAGATGTTG gCTTAGCAGATAGGTTTGAAGAATATCCAAAACTTAGAGAGCTCATCAGGTTGAAGGATGAGCTGATATCTAAATCTAACACTCCTCCCAT GTACTTACAAGCGGACTTGGAAGCTTTTGATATTAGGGAACTGAAGTCCAAATTTGATGTGATTCTCCTGGAACCACCACTGGAAGAATACTACCGAGAGACTGGCATTACTGCTAATGAAAAATGCTGGACCTGGGATGAT atcATGAAACTGGAAATTGAAGAAATTGCAGCCCCAAGGtcatttgtgtttctgtggtGTGGTTCAGGCGAGGGTCTGGATCTTGGCCGAGTG TGTCTACGCAAATGGGGTTACAGAAGATGTGAGGACATTTGTTGGATTAAAACGAATAAGAACAATCCTGGAAAGACCAAGACTCTAGACCCTAAGGCTGTTTTCCAAAGAACTAAG GAGCACTGCCTCATGGGCATTAAAGGAACTGTGCGCCGCAGTACAGATGGTGACTTCATCCATGCTAATGTTGATATTGACCTAATCATCACAGAAGAGCCTGAAATTGGCAACATAGAAAAACCTGTAGAGATTTTTCACATCATTGAGCATTTCTGTCTTGGACGACGACGTCTTCATCTTTTTGGAAGGGACAGTACGATTCGACCAG GTTGGCTGACTGTAGGACCTACCCTCACAAACAGCAATTTCAATGCAGAGACGTATTCTTCGTACTTCACAGCTCCAAATTCCCACCTGACTGGCTGTACCGAAGAGATTGAGAGACTTCGGCCCAAGTCACCTCCGCCCAAGTCTAAGTCTGACCGGGGTGGTGGTGCTccaaggggaggaggaagaggagggactTCAGCAGGCCGAGGAGAAAGGGGCCGAGAGAGGAACAGAACTAACTTTCGGGGTGAGAGGGGTGGCTTCAGAGGGGGACGTGGAGGTACCCATAGAGGAGGCTTCCCCACCCGCTGA
- the METTL14 gene encoding N(6)-adenosine-methyltransferase non-catalytic subunit METTL14 isoform X2, which produces MAAGASRVRRSRSIGRGEGSDAPAGARRSGVAEAGCAAMNSRLQEIRERQKLRRQLLAQQLGAENADSIGAVLNSKDDQREIAETRETCRAAYDTSAPNAKRKYPDEGEADEEEIEEYKDEVELQQDEENLPYEEEIYKDSSTFLKGTQSLNPHNDYCQHFVDTGHRPQNFIRDVGLADRFEEYPKLRELIRLKDELISKSNTPPMYLQADLEAFDIRELKSKFDVILLEPPLEEYYRETGITANEKCWTWDDCLRKWGYRRCEDICWIKTNKNNPGKTKTLDPKAVFQRTKEHCLMGIKGTVRRSTDGDFIHANVDIDLIITEEPEIGNIEKPVEIFHIIEHFCLGRRRLHLFGRDSTIRPGWLTVGPTLTNSNFNAETYSSYFTAPNSHLTGCTEEIERLRPKSPPPKSKSDRGGGAPRGGGRGGTSAGRGERGRERNRTNFRGERGGFRGGRGGTHRGGFPTR; this is translated from the exons ATGGCCGCCGGCGCGTCGCGCGTCCGCCGCAGCCGCTCCAttggaagaggggaaggaagtgACGCACCGGCGGGAGCCCGGCGGAGCGGGGTGGCGGAGGCCGGCTGCGCGGCGATGAACAGCCGGCTGCAGGAGATCAGGGAGCGGCAGAAGCTCCGGCGGCAGCTCTTGGCGCAGCAG TTAGGAGCTGAAAACGCGGACAGCATTGGTGCCGTGCTGAACAGCAAAGATGACCAGCGGGAGATCGCGGAGACGAGAGAAACGTGTAG GGCTGCTTATGATACTTCTGCACCAAATGCAAAACGCAAATACCCAGATGAGGGAGAAGCTGATGAGGAAGAGATTGAAGAATATAAg GATGAAGTAGAGCTGCAGCAAGATGAAGAGAACCTGCCCTATGAAGAAGAGATTTACAAAGATTCCAGTACCTTTCTTAAG GGTACTCAGAGCTTAAATCCACACAACGATTACTGCCAACACTTTGTGGATACGGGACACAGACCACAGAACTTCATCAGAGATGTTG gCTTAGCAGATAGGTTTGAAGAATATCCAAAACTTAGAGAGCTCATCAGGTTGAAGGATGAGCTGATATCTAAATCTAACACTCCTCCCAT GTACTTACAAGCGGACTTGGAAGCTTTTGATATTAGGGAACTGAAGTCCAAATTTGATGTGATTCTCCTGGAACCACCACTGGAAGAATACTACCGAGAGACTGGCATTACTGCTAATGAAAAATGCTGGACCTGGGATGAT TGTCTACGCAAATGGGGTTACAGAAGATGTGAGGACATTTGTTGGATTAAAACGAATAAGAACAATCCTGGAAAGACCAAGACTCTAGACCCTAAGGCTGTTTTCCAAAGAACTAAG GAGCACTGCCTCATGGGCATTAAAGGAACTGTGCGCCGCAGTACAGATGGTGACTTCATCCATGCTAATGTTGATATTGACCTAATCATCACAGAAGAGCCTGAAATTGGCAACATAGAAAAACCTGTAGAGATTTTTCACATCATTGAGCATTTCTGTCTTGGACGACGACGTCTTCATCTTTTTGGAAGGGACAGTACGATTCGACCAG GTTGGCTGACTGTAGGACCTACCCTCACAAACAGCAATTTCAATGCAGAGACGTATTCTTCGTACTTCACAGCTCCAAATTCCCACCTGACTGGCTGTACCGAAGAGATTGAGAGACTTCGGCCCAAGTCACCTCCGCCCAAGTCTAAGTCTGACCGGGGTGGTGGTGCTccaaggggaggaggaagaggagggactTCAGCAGGCCGAGGAGAAAGGGGCCGAGAGAGGAACAGAACTAACTTTCGGGGTGAGAGGGGTGGCTTCAGAGGGGGACGTGGAGGTACCCATAGAGGAGGCTTCCCCACCCGCTGA